In Benincasa hispida cultivar B227 chromosome 8, ASM972705v1, whole genome shotgun sequence, the sequence GTTTCTATTAGTACACATAGAACTTTCTCAATGTAACAATAGTGTAACGAATTTTGTTAGAAAGTTTGTAATTAATACGTTAGAGTTAAAAAGTTTGTGTTTGGAGTTTAGAGTTGTAAGATGAAACTCCTCGATATATGTGCAAAAtattgaaagagaaaaaaataattttttttataaaagtgtAAACTTCAATCGTGTTTACTATTGAAATTAGTTGTTTAAAACCAACTTATGAAGTTGGTGATCAAACACCCacttttttaatatttcctttccttcttcattcTATTTCTCTCCCTAAGTCTCTCTCCacctcttcttcctcttgtcTTCTTTCTCTATATCCATTCTATGTATTTCATCTCTAGCaacaacaataaattaaacaaagtCGTTTCTTCTTTCTCTGATATGTTTGTGATGGTCAACGGTAACTAATAGAGTCTTCTTTATGTCAAATGAACGAAGTGTAGAGGGTAAAGATAAGAGAATGTGACCAAGAACCAAAAAGCAATAATCAGAGCAAAAATCAGGACAAAGAATTAGAATtagaattaaaactaaaaaaaaaaaaaagaagctagAACTAGAACTAAagtgagaattttttttcttaaaaataatccATGATATATTTAAGTTTACTCTAACTTACCAACTTAATCTTTGAAATCATTGGAGtgatttaaataatttcttTAGGGTTTTTAGTCATACAAGAAAGTTTAATAATAGAGAGCTAAGAAAAGAATGTATTGTCTCTACCTCTTAGTTCCAATAAAAAAGTAATCACATGACATCTCATGTTTTTGACTTtgtatttcatttattttaatgaaaaactaggaaagaataatatgaaaaGAATCAACATTCAAAATCTGGCCCTTTGTATATCTCATACAACCACTTGAATAATTTATATAGCTACAAAGCTGCCATTCAAAACTCTAATCTCTAGAACAAAATCAATCATGGAGATCAAAGGGTGGTTCTCATCTTCTTTATCATTTTCATTCTCAATATCATTGATCCAAATCTTTGCAATAGCTAGCAGCCTAACAATATCCATTATTGGTTGTGCTGAATCAAACATCAACACAGACCAGTCAGCCCTTCTTGCTCTAAAAGCCCACATCACAAATGACCCCTTTGGCATTATAACAAACAATTGGTCTACAACAACCTCAGTTTGCAATTGGGTTGGCATAGAATGTGGTAAAAAGCACAATAGAGTGACAAGCTTCAATTTTTCTTACATGGGTCTCACAGCCACATTTCCCCCTGAGCTGGGAACTTTGTCTTTCCTTACTTACATTACCATTAAAAACAATAGCTTTCATGGGGAACTGCCTATCGAGCTACTCAATTTGCCTCGCTTGAAACTGTTCAGTATTGGAAATAACGAGTTCAGTGGAGAGATTCCGGCGTGGTTTGGGCGATTGCCTAGAATTGAAAGACTGTTGCTTTATGGAAATCGTTTCTCTGGTTCCATTCCTACCTCCATTTTCAACATGACATCGCTACTCACGCTTAATCTTCAAAATAATCAGCTCTCAGGTTCAGAAAATTTTCTAATACTAGAAATTTAATTTCACTCGATTGTTCAATCATAGTTTATCTCACACCTGTAAAATTCTTGTTATTTCTTTCTACCTTACTTTTCTTTAATTAGAGTGAGATGTGTAAAAATAGGTGCATCCACTTAAAAGTATTGCTCTTGATTTAACATGAAAAATACTTTAAGTGCATTCCGGATAGCACCTATCTTTATACATTTCACCAAATTTTCCCATAATAACTTGTGATGTGAcggattttggttttttttctttttttttttttttgaaatattttaatattaatagaaaTGAATACACAAAGATGGATGTGTCtagtatctgtctcttatacacatctagatgtgtataagagacagtctttATACATTTCACCAAATTTTCCCATAATAACTTGTGATGTGAcggattttggttttttttctttttttttttttttgaaatattttaatattaatagaaaTGAATACACAAAGATGGATGTGTCTAGTATTAcccttttaatatttattttggaaGCATTTCTGTGAaagatttaaatttgatttgctTTGTCCATTTGAGCAAATGGATAAcacattaattattataataaattttgatgagTTTGTCTTTAGCCTCACATATTTGTTGAACTCAAAAACAATAATATAGCTTTACTTATAAAAACTTTTAAGTAtaaattcttcaaaaaaaaggaaaaaaaaacttgaggaATAATTAATTCTGGCTCCCCAACTTTCAATTTCACCAAATTGTACAATTTAGATAAGTATTTCAATAATCTTAACTACAAACTTTAAAAGTGCTTCAATTTTAAGCATCTAATAAATTCTTACTTCAaatattacacttaatttgaatatgaattaTTAGTCATATGTTCAAATGATGATATGAATTtgataaaatgaagaaaaatggtaattttttttaaatttatgaattttggcaaagttgatcactaaatatatctataagcaaagctttttattattgaaattaataagtTTACAAAGATTTTTACACttttttgggttaaaattagtgaatgaattaaaaaaaaaaaaagaactgaAGGTAAATGTTTGCGTCACTTATTCCAAGTTCAGAGTTCttaattgacttttttttttaaaaaaaaaaaaaaaaggaaaaaagaaaaagaaaaatcaaactaaTATTCATTGAAAATAACTATAAACGTCGTGGTTACTGATATGTACAATAAGTCAAGATTAGGCTTCCTTTATTGTATGTGGTTAGaagagttaaattaattaacagaTTAGTCTGCAGGAAGAATACCAAGGGAAGTTGGAAACTTGACGATGCTTGAAGAATTATTTCTTGACGGTAATCAGCTGACAGGTAATTGAAGATTCATGATGCATTGTTTTGTATATATGAAATAATGAATTGGTTATTTATACATAGATAGGTGTTTGTTTGGGTATTTGGATTAGATATCCCATGGGAGATTGGAAAACTTGGAAGACTGAAGGCATTGAACTTGGAGACTAATTCCATTTCAGGCCCAATTCCTGGGCCCATCTTCAACCTTTCGTCTCTGATCGCATTGGATCTAACAAGAAATAACTTCACCGGAGGGTTACCGGACGACATCTGTGAAAATCTTCCGGCTCTGAAAGGCTTGTATTTGTCCGTTAATCACCTCTCCGGCAGGCTTCCGTCGACTCTGTGGCGGTGTGAAGATCTTGTGGATGTAGGATTGGCAGATAATGAGTTTACAGGAAGAATACCAACAAATTTTGGGAACTTGACTTGGGCGAAGCAGATCGTACTCTGGGGCAACTATTTGTCAGGTATCAtttcaaaacaatattttatgatataaaaattaagtttaaacaTGTAAAACTAATTAGTTAatggttattttcaaataaaaaaaaaatattaatttatttacaaatatagtaaaggTCACTATGTATTAACGATAGAATTATATCACGGTATATCATTTtactatacttaaaaatattttcaacaaatttaccatttaaaacaatcttctctaaatattttaattaattttaaatgattgaaGTCGTATTTAAGATAATTTTAAACACgacaaaagtaattttaataattttaaaatcattcccAAATATATACTAAACAAAAGTTTATAATCAATTTTCACAAGTTAACGTTAAAAAGTGTAATATTATTAAAAGAGTTCTCTTATGTATTTAACTAAGtaatatatgaaattgataaaattttagGGGAAAACAATACTATAGatgttttttcaataaaatttatgGATTTTGATAAAGTTATTTTAATAGTTAGTTTGTGCCTTTGTCaaacttatttttttcaaaattttattttattgtattaatGAATTTATGAAGTTGTTtacaccatttttttaaaaaaattaaagttagtggaaaaattaacaaaaattgaTCTGTGGTTAAAATTGCGGACATTTACTTTGGatgaaattgaaaactaaatccaaaataagTAGTTTagggtcaattttttttattcatttggcgtacaaaaactaaattacaggtttagtctctaaattttgagatttgtgtttatttaatccttagatttttaaaatagtctttgacaaattcaaattttaaaaattaatcaatctaataaatttaaattttatgtctgaTAGACCCCTAACCTTCAATTTTATGTATAGTAGGtacatgaattttaaaaatattaaaattcaaagattaaatttaaaattttgaaatttcattcaCAAAAATAGACACAACtcaaatttaaccattaaaaaaattagactaAGTCaacaagtttaattaatttttttaaaaaaataaaaacaaattctttATCAAGTATAGCCGGTAGATATAAACTAAAATGATTATTTTGAAAGCACCTCCACCAAAATGAATCAAACTCGAAAATAGAGTGGTCCAATAagtatttaaacctaaaaacattaaaaataagaaaatgtttaaaaatttgCATTCATATTTGAGAGACAAAACTTTCTTAATACAAGAAAAGTAATGATTAGGTGTAGTCTAGGTTGTACTTGAATAATATGTTTTCCATCATTCTACctgcataaaaaaaattactatgtAGGAGCTGCACCATAAACTCGTCAGGATCAAAGACTAAACATAATAATCAataaagtaaatttaatttaatagtaATTGCCATCCACTCTCCTCTCTTCTTAGGTTGGACCACATTTAATGATATAATAAGGCAAATAATACTTGTTTGAATGCAACAGGTGAAATTCCTCAGGAGTTTGGTTATCTTCCAAACCTAGAGACTTTGGTGCTGCAAGAGAATTTTTTGAATGGCACAATACCATCAACAATCTTCAACCTTACAAAACTGAGTATTATTTCACTCTTTAGAAATCAACTTTCTGGAACCCTTCCACCAAGTCTTGGCACTAACCTTCCAAATCTTGACATGCTCTTTTTAGGAGAAAACAAACTCACAGGAACTATTCCTGAATCTATCTGCAATGCTTCCATGCTCTCAAAATTTGATCTTTCACAAAACTTCTTTTCTGGGTTGATTTCCCCTGCTCTTGGAAACTGTCCAAGCCTCCAATGGCTTAATTTGATGAATAACACCTTCTCCACTGAAGAATCTCCTTCTAAAAGAAGCATCTTCAATTTTCTTGCCAATTCAACCACTTTGGTAAGGTTAGAGTTATCATATAATCCTCTTAACATCTTCTTCCCAAGTTCCATTACAAACTTCTCTGCTTCTGTACAATATCTTTCAATGGCAGATATTGGAATCAAGGGTCATATTCCTAAAGATATTGGCAACTTAAGAACACTGACAGTTCTTATATTGGATGACAATGAAATCACTGGAACTCTTCCACCTTCAATTGGGAAATTAAAACAACTTCAGGGTTTATATCTTAGTAACAATTACTTACAAGGAAACATTCCCATTGAATTATGTCAACTAGAGAATTTGTTTGAGTTGTTTTTGGATAATAATCAACTCTCTGGAGCATTACCTACTTGCTTTGAGAATCTCTcatatttaaaaactatatcATTAGGCTTTAACAACTTCAATTCTACAGTGCCCTCTTCTTTGTTCAAACTTTCTTATATCTTGAGCTTGAACCTGTCATCAAATCTTCTTACTGGATCTCTCCCAATAGATATTGGGAATCTAAAGCTTATGTTAGATTTGGATCTCTCAAAGAATCAACTCTCTGGCCAAATCCCAAGTAGCATTGGAGACCTCACAAATTTGATTGGTCTCTCATTATCAAGTAATGAGCTAGAAGGCTCTATTCCCAACTCATTTGGAAACTTGGTTAGTTTGAAAGTCTTGGACTTGTCCAACAACAACTTAACAGGTGTAATTCCAAAGTCTTTGGAGAAGCTCTCTCTTCTTGAGCATTTTAATGTTTCATTTAACCAATTAGAAGGAGAAATTCCAGATGGGGGTCCTTTTTCTAATCTCTCAGCTCAGTCATTCATATCAAATCCTGGACTTTGTTCTGATTCTTCTAAATTCCAAGTCCAACCTTGCACAATTAACTTATCTCAAGGctcaaagaaaaaaacaaataaactggTAATTATCCTTGTACCTACATTGTTAGGCACATTCTTAATTGTACTTGTACTACTTGTCCTGGCATTCAGAGGGAGGATGAAGAAAGAACAAGTATTGAAGGATGACCTATTACCTTATGAACCCACTTTGAGAAGAACCACATACCAAGAACTTTCACAAGCAACAGAAGGATTTagtgaaaaaaatttaataggTCAAGGGAACTTTGGGTCAGTGTACAAGGCAACACTCTCAGATGGAACAATTGCTGCTGTGAAGGTATTCAATTTGCTGAGTGAAAATGCACATAAAAGCTTTGAAATAGAGTGCGAGATATTGTGCAATGTCCGTCACAGAAACCTTGTGAAAGTTAACAAGCTGCAGCAATATGGATTTCAAAGCATTGGTGCTAGAATTCATGCCAAAGGGTAGTCTTGAGATGTGGTTAAATCATTATGATTATCATTGCAACTTGAATATGATTGAGAGAATGAATGTAATGATAGATGTTGCTTTAGCTCTTGAGTATCTTCACGATGGATTTGGAGAACCTATAGTTCATTGTGATTTGAAGCCTAGCAATATACTGTTGGATGAAGAAATGGTTGCACACTTGACAGATTTTGGGGTTTCAAAACTCTTGGGTGGAGGAGACTCTATAACCCAAACTATGACCCTTGCAACTGTGGGATATATGGCTCCAGGTGAGACTGATCTCTTTTactaaaattgaattcaaacaAACTATGTTTGCAAATGTTATAACATGATTAATTTAGGCCCCATTTGGtacatttggtttttgaaaattaagctcatTTCCTCTCGATTTCTTATCATGGTTTtcggtttttctttttaaagtaaaagagttgaattcttagtcaaattccataagcaaaaataagttttaaactattttttttgttttcaaaacttaactttattttttaaaaacattggtAGAAAGTAGATGACAAAATAAGGAATTTAGAGGTGATAAgggtgtttataaacttaattttcaaaaactaaaaaccaaaaaccaaatggtgTCTTAGTTTTGTTGGAATGTCTTAAATCTATAATCTCACACTAGGAATGGATCTTTTTGGgactttgaatatgttattTACGATATTGGGCCTAGAGTTTAGAAGGATGCTATATTTTCGTCTAATCTCATTGGCGTTTCTACATCTATATCATCTGATATctctctaattaaaaaaaaaaaaaaaaaaaaaaaactacgcTCTCCGTCTACCCTAGACATATTTAACACACTATTAGTGCACAATGTCAATCTATTTGCCAATTTCTTCATGTTCCTTATTCTTTATGGATTTCGTTTCTGTCATAACAAGTTTAAACGCCTGTGTTTTTGCACGGTAATTGCAAGCAGAGTTGGGCTTGGATGGGATTGTTTCAAGAAGAGGTGATATCTATAGCTATGGCATTTTGCTCATGGAAACATTCACAAGAAAGAAGCCTACAGACCAAATGTTTTGTGGGGGAGAAATGAGCTTAAGAGAGTGGGTAGCCAAATCATATCCTCACTCAATAACTGATGTTTTTGCAGATTCTGATTTGCTTACAAAGAATGATGAAGCTTTGAACTATTGGACTGCAATTGAATGTCTGTCATCTATTATCTCATTGGCCTTGTCTTGCACAGTGGAATCACCAGAGAAGAGACCAAGTGCCAAATACGTTCTTGATTCACTCAACAATATCAAGaaaaatttcatgaaatatgAAAGGTCTTAGGATTGGACATATAATCCCAATTTCATGAATCTTGAATGTATGTATGAATAAAAGAAAGTTTGGATTTGGATTGCCTTTTTAAGAAAGTGCCCTAGTGAGATACTTGATTTGAGtactatttatttgattttttcaaaaaaaaaaaaaaaaaactatttttcatgataaaaaatttttaaatgtagttttaattggtgaaatttttttttttttttttttggtttaatataatatgaatagAACAGGATTAAATAAATTACAATGAAAAAAGGTAAGTAGAAATTCCTAGTTTCAAGTGAGTGAGATGGGTATTGGGGCTGGTGGAGTTTGCTAACTATGTAAAGTCATGTCGATATATTTTTGACAAAGCAGTAAGCTTCCAATAAACTCACACTGAAAGCACGTATAACAAATCCTCAAGTAAATTACACGAGATGCTTTTTGTAAACTAGACAAGGAGTCTAATtgttaataaaaattataaagtgagtatatttgtaattttttaaaaataaattagagaatatgacaaaatttttaGGAAAGCTGAATTCAAAAGTTGGTGTGAGGCATGGTTTTGAACATAAGAGCAAAATAACCATATCTACCAAATGGGATAAATGATTGAGATTCTCCAAAATCACTTTTTACTCCCGCAAACGTAAGAACAAATCGGACCTAAGTTTTGAaactattatatatttataataacttttttttatgtgATGTTATTATTTTAGATCGAGGTAAAGCTGCTTCGCCCCTCCCCACCAACATGAAACTCGTTGCCAGTCTCGACCGAATGTCAGAACAATAACGTATTAGTATTGTACActgtttttctttcaaattcggAATCCGCCAGCAAAAGATTTTCTGCTTTTCTCAAGACAATCGGAATAAAATGTGGCCGAACAGCTTAGCAAAGTCCCTACTCAAATTTAGATCTTTTCCTACACTCCCATCAATACTGGCCGTCCAGCGAATGCAGAGTCTCTCATTTAAGGCTTTCATCGTGGCTTCGTTCTATGTAGGAAACCAGGTTCGAAGTTAGGTTGACGAATTCTTCCCGCTGCATTTCGAGTTGAGAATTCTCGTCACGCTTTTTGATTCACGATTTGATGTGCTGGAACTCCATCCTTTTGAAGATTTGACTTTGAAAAGATAACTTTCCTTAGAAACTCCCACAATTCACTACAATCTATTCCCACCCTTTGACTCCCCCCCTGCCTACTCCCTTACTAACTTGCTTCTCTTAAGTCTACGTCTTAAAGGCTGGGTGGTCTATATAAAACAATATCTATACTATATATAAAttctatattatatataaatgtgGTAGAAAGGGGAgaatttttttaatccttttttgcctttgtttttttttttctttttgtaatgaCTATTTTGTCCTTATATATACCCCTCATAATAGGGGTGTACATCAAACCGACCAAAACCGACTCGACCGATCACAACCGACTGAATTAAGGTTGGTCGGTCGAGGTTAGGGGTCGGTCGGTTGGTTTTCGGtttttctggaaaaaaaaaagttgaaaatcaatcgacaaatataaatttgtttttttaattttttttttaaaaaataagtataaaagCAAGCTCATTACCATCAATCCAAGCCCAAACCTACTATTTTagtattgatttattattattttttatgttgtctaattttcaaatccattacatgatttatttaatttttttcataaaaaaaatgattgattttaaattaaaaagttgCTAATTTTATTAACCTAACAATAACACATTATCAATTCATCTTTCCTTTTCATTTACCTTGGTTCCTCTTCAATGACTcaactttgaaaattttttccTAAACCGACCGACCGATGGTTGGACGAATGTCACACCTTTTTAGGTCGGTTTTCAATGcggattttctctcaaaactgaCACCGACCGACCCCTACCTCATAATATGTGTAAAACTTAGGTGTTGATTGGAATATCTCCATCTTTTGTAGCCCAATTATGTGGCAATAATCTTTTCGCctacattatatttattttttaaaataaaaaagtctaCCACAATAATGGGCTCTGTTACATTAGGTTCAAAAAATTGACGTCCACCACTTTTCAATTTTCTCATGTCTTTTCGATTTgaccttttatttttattttttttactttttatgtgtattaatatatatttttgaacaGTTGtgtgtattatatatattaaggtTTGTTTTGTATTGAAGGAAAAAATTTGGATCAATCACAAATTGTTACGTCATTcattaaattaatgatgaatttaCAAGTCATCTAATTTATGACTAATGAAAAATTGACATGTGTCCTAAATTGagattgaagacataaattgacAAATTTCAATGATGCCATATACTTTTATCATAAGATTGAATcaaataatttgatccaatttgatattattatttgggttaaagttCAATTAAGCCCAAAATAAGGCTTAATTTGTAGGGGTTAGCAATTTTACACTCTAGAGAACTTAGAAAAAACTACAATAAAAAAACTCTTTGACTCCTTAAATTGACCACACTTGAAAACTAGAGTCTTTTGAAGATataagcattcttccaagacttcaactttAAGAATATTCACACGCTCTGGTTTCATACATAAGCGTATgcattcaaccgagagagaataaGAGGATTAAGTACTAAAGATCGAACCACACCCGCATCAAATCTACATCAacataagttcaactccacaaaataCATTTATCCAGAAGCCTCATGCAAACATTGATCcttcaagaagatcattaagccCAAAGGTtggtcatccaagaagatcaacaagctcaaaggccgATTTGTAGGAATGGTGAAGTCCACAGCAGAAGCAGGATcatcccaattttaattttacaaagaatataaaaatttacaaaacaacaattatgcattaaaccataaaattttatagcatgcatGAGAGAGGGAAAAGGATTAGGGTTAAGAGAAATatgtacccttgaagaacccttcttcacaaAATTCCCTTTCCAAAACGTTCACGATCAATCTTGAACCGAGCACCGCCAataaggacaccaccacaagaattTTCTCTATATTCTCCTTAAGAAATGAGAATTCCTAGAAGTTGTGTGGGCTCTAAGATTTTGGAAAAGGGAGAGAGATTGAGAGTGAATGAAAGATCTTGGGAAATTTTGGTAGAACTTGAGATACAACGCTATGAGAGCAAGAGACTGGAAAAAAATCTTCCGTGAAGAAGATAATCTCATCCAAAATCAAACTGTCCATTCCCTACATGATTAactgagagaaaaataaagggagggaagttatttcactccctttaattttgaaaattaaaataagttaaaattaattttaatttaaataattatcatatatatatatatatatatacatatatgttatatcatatataacacttaacttatagtttttaattattttaatcaatcattgttatttaatataaatcacatttatactaagtttaattatatgattctcatccatataattagtatttgaatcatattcaaataattaattcctctaaaaaataaactttatattataatgtatcaaatacattctattaattatatcacatataattaatttcaattaattatatgatatataattaattccttcaattaatttgaacaattcaaattaatctaaaatttattctcaataatccctattgagctacagaagggatcttatagacctgtagattgaaactcTAACAgaacttgaataattaattaaacttctttaattaaattatttaacatccattaactgccgatCACTccagaccgacagctgcactttttgcactacagatatatttctgtgtctattggatataaccagtcaatagtacaatgaccattcacaaattacttgtaagcacggttgggccaaaattaccgttttgcctctatagttacatctaactccttaagtaccactgatttctctaatgatcaataagtcatagtttaactatgaccaaatccctcgttagggaatgagtgaatttcgtcttggaATCAGCATAAGAGaggatgtggtgccacattgttcaagccttagaattagcccttaagggaacaatttttctacttaccccaacatagggaatgagtgaaatctgttttgtgtag encodes:
- the LOC120084176 gene encoding probable leucine-rich repeat receptor-like protein kinase At1g68400, with the protein product MEIKGWFSSSLSFSFSISLIQIFAIASSLTISIIGCAESNINTDQSALLALKAHITNDPFGIITNNWSTTTSVCNWVGIECGKKHNRVTSFNFSYMGLTATFPPELGTLSFLTYITIKNNSFHGELPIELLNLPRLKLFSIGNNEFSGEIPAWFGRLPRIERLLLYGNRFSGSIPTSIFNMTSLLTLNLQNNQLSGSENFLILEI
- the LOC120083475 gene encoding LRR receptor-like serine/threonine-protein kinase FLS2, translating into MLEELFLDGNQLTDIPWEIGKLGRLKALNLETNSISGPIPGPIFNLSSLIALDLTRNNFTGGLPDDICENLPALKGLYLSVNHLSGRLPSTLWRCEDLVDVGLADNEFTGRIPTNFGNLTWAKQIVLWGNYLSGEIPQEFGYLPNLETLVLQENFLNGTIPSTIFNLTKLSIISLFRNQLSGTLPPSLGTNLPNLDMLFLGENKLTGTIPESICNASMLSKFDLSQNFFSGLISPALGNCPSLQWLNLMNNTFSTEESPSKRSIFNFLANSTTLVRLELSYNPLNIFFPSSITNFSASVQYLSMADIGIKGHIPKDIGNLRTLTVLILDDNEITGTLPPSIGKLKQLQGLYLSNNYLQGNIPIELCQLENLFELFLDNNQLSGALPTCFENLSYLKTISLGFNNFNSTVPSSLFKLSYILSLNLSSNLLTGSLPIDIGNLKLMLDLDLSKNQLSGQIPSSIGDLTNLIGLSLSSNELEGSIPNSFGNLVSLKVLDLSNNNLTGVIPKSLEKLSLLEHFNVSFNQLEGEIPDGGPFSNLSAQSFISNPGLCSDSSKFQVQPCTINLSQGSKKKTNKLVIILVPTLLGTFLIVLVLLVLAFRGRMKKEQVLKDDLLPYEPTLRRTTYQELSQATEGFSEKNLIGQGNFGSVYKATLSDGTIAAVKVFNLLSENAHKSFEIECEILCNVRHRNLVKVNKLQQYGFQSIGARIHAKG
- the LOC120084177 gene encoding probable LRR receptor-like serine/threonine-protein kinase RPK1; the encoded protein is MIERMNVMIDVALALEYLHDGFGEPIVHCDLKPSNILLDEEMVAHLTDFGVSKLLGGGDSITQTMTLATVGYMAPDSDLLTKNDEALNYWTAIECLSSIISLALSCTVESPEKRPSAKYVLDSLNNIKKNFMKYERS